AAGGGGCTGATGGGCGAGGACGGGCGGATCCACTTCCAGTTCGGCTTCTTCATCGACACCAACCGGGGCGGCATTCGCATCTTCCGCCGGTAGGCGGGGCAGCGCATGTTGCAGGCATGAGGGGACTCCTGGTGCCGCTGGCTGCCGCCCTGCTCCTCATGGGGTGTCCGGCGAAGGAGGGGGCGAAGACCGAAGTCCACCTCCCGGGTGGGCCGGAGGATCGGTCCGAGCAGCATCCCGGGCTCAGCTCGGCGCAGGAGGATCTCGACCTTCTCGCACCCGAGAAGATGCGGCCCGACTTCCTGGCGGATCGCTACGAGGCAGGCGGGGGCTGGCTCTCGCCGGACCTGGGCCCGTCCAACGTGGTCAGGGGCAGCGTGGCGGCGGTGCAGCCCGGCGTGCTGCGGGTGGCGAGCGAGGGCCAGCAGGTGGAGCTGGGGCTGGGCCAGCATCCGCTGACCACCTGGCACGGCTCGCTGATCTCGGTGCAGGTGATCCCGGAGGGCGCGCCGGTGCGCGCGCTCTTCCACGTGGATCCCGTCACCGGGCAGAAGAAGGCGGATCGGATCGAGCTCCTGACACCGCCGGCCCACCCGTTTCCGTAGAAGCCCGAACGCAGACGGGGCGCGAGAGGGAAACCCTCTTCGCGCCCCGGTCGAAAGCAGCGAGAAAGCGCTCTCTTACGCGCCGACGTCGAAGCCCGGCGACCAGCGGAGCACGGGCTTGCGGGCGGCGCGGGTCTCGTCGAGGCGCTCCACCACCGGCTTCTGCGGCATCGCCTTGATGGCAGCGGGCTCCTCGCGGGCCTGGGCGGCGATGGCCTTCATCGCGGCGGCGAAGTTCTCCAGCGTCTCCTTGGTCTCGGTCTCGGTGGGCTCGACCATGAGGGCGCCGGGGACGATCAGCGGGAAGTAGACAGTGGGCGGGTGGTAGCCGTGGTCGATGAGCGCCTTGGCCACGTCCATGGTGGTGACACCAGTCTCCTTGAGCTTCTTGTCCGTGTAGACCACCTCGTGGAGAGAGCGGCCCTCGTAGGCGACGTCCCACTCGTCCTCGATGAGGGCGCGGATGTACTGGGCATTGAGCACCGCCAGGCGCGACGCCGCGTGGAGGCCCTCGGGGCCGAGCTCGCGGATGTAGGCGTAGGCGCGCAGGTGCATGCCGAAGTTGCCCCAGAACGTGCGCAGCTTGCCGACGGACATCGGCTGGTCGAAGTCGAGGCGGTAGGTGTCACCCTCCTTCACCACGATCGGCCTGGGGAGGTAGGGCGCGAGGTGCTCCGCGACCGCCACGGGGCCGGAGCCCGGACCGCCTCCGCCGTGGGGCGTGGAGAAGGTCTTGTGGAGGTTGTAGTGCATCACGTCGATGCCCATGTCGCCGGGGCGGGCGACACCGAGCAGCGCGTTCATGTTGGCGCCGTCACCGTAGACCTGGCCCCCCTTCTCGTGGACGATCCGGCAGATCTCCTCCACGTGCTCTTCGAAGATGCCGAGCGTGTTGGGGTTGGTCATCATCAGGCAGGCGACGTCTTCGTCCATGGCCGCGGCCACGGTCGCCGGCTCGAGCACGCCCTTCGAATTGCTCTTGAGCTCGACGGCCTGGTAGCCGAGGAGCGCCGCCGACGCAGGGTTGGTGCCGTGGGCGGAGTCGGGGATCAGCACCTTCTTGCGGGGGGTGCCGTGCTTGTCCATGTGCCAGGCCCGGATCACCATCAGGCCGGCGAGCTCGCCCTGCGCGCCAGCGGCGGGCTCGAGGCTGGTGGCGTGGAGGCCGGCGATCTCGGAGAGCGAGCGCTCGAGGCGGTACATCAGCTCGAGGACGCCCTGGCTCTGCTCGGTGGGCAGCAGCGGATGGGCGCCGGCGAAGCCGGGCAGCCGCGCGGCCCACTCGTTCACCTTGGGGTTGAACTTCATGGTGCACGAGCCGAGGGGGAAGAAGCCCGTGTCCACGCTGTAGTTGAGCTGCGACAGGCGCACGAAGTGGCGCACCGCCTGGACCTCGGTCACCGAGGGGAAGTGCTCGATCTCGCCGCGCAGGAGCTCGGGGGGAGCTCGGTGGCGGGGTCGGACTCGGGGACGCCGGCCTCGGGGAGGGAGACGCCCATGCGGCCCGGCTCGGACCGCTCGAAGATCAGGGGCTCGTGGTACTGCAGGCCGCGAACGCCAGGGGAGGTCTTGGGGAAGAAGCGATCCGACACGGGGAGAAACCTCTGGAAGCTTTGGGTCGGCGAGCGCCTCGCTCGTCGAAAGATGCGTCTCCCGGGCTCCTACGAGCCCGGGGGGAGGAATCGGTTCAGGCGAGCGCTGCGATCAGCGCGTCGATCCGAGCCTTGTCGTGAAGCTCGGTGACGCAGAGGAGCAGACCGTCGCCCAGCTCGGGGTAGTAGCGGCCGAGGGGCAGGCCTCCGGAGAGGCCGGCCTTGGTGATCCGCGCGATGGCGTCGCTCGGCGCGCGCACGGCGAACTCGTTGAACACCGGGCCCGAG
The Vulgatibacter incomptus DNA segment above includes these coding regions:
- the gcvPB gene encoding aminomethyl-transferring glycine dehydrogenase subunit GcvPB, with product MRGEIEHFPSVTEVQAVRHFVRLSQLNYSVDTGFFPLGSCTMKFNPKVNEWAARLPGFAGAHPLLPTEQSQGVLELMYRLERSLSEIAGLHATSLEPAAGAQGELAGLMVIRAWHMDKHGTPRKKVLIPDSAHGTNPASAALLGYQAVELKSNSKGVLEPATVAAAMDEDVACLMMTNPNTLGIFEEHVEEICRIVHEKGGQVYGDGANMNALLGVARPGDMGIDVMHYNLHKTFSTPHGGGGPGSGPVAVAEHLAPYLPRPIVVKEGDTYRLDFDQPMSVGKLRTFWGNFGMHLRAYAYIRELGPEGLHAASRLAVLNAQYIRALIEDEWDVAYEGRSLHEVVYTDKKLKETGVTTMDVAKALIDHGYHPPTVYFPLIVPGALMVEPTETETKETLENFAAAMKAIAAQAREEPAAIKAMPQKPVVERLDETRAARKPVLRWSPGFDVGA